The following nucleotide sequence is from Candidatus Cloacimonadota bacterium.
ACAATCTGATAATCTTTTTCCGTAAGAATTCCTAAAATGTTCTGTCTTGTTGTTTGTGGTTTAGGTGTAATGATTGATAGCTTTTGCTCCAAAAAAGCATTCATCAAACTTGATTTGCCAACATTGGGCTTTCCAATTATTGAAACAAAGCCAGATTTGAAATTTTTATTTTCAAACATTTCTACATATTCTATAAATCATTAATTCAAGAATTATTTTCTTATTAATACTTAAAGATTTTAGCTTATAATCTGTATCTAAAAGGATATGAAAGATTTTCGGAAAATCATTTAAGTTGAATTTTGAAGCTTGCCTAATCAAATTTTGTACTTTGTAAAAGCCAGTCATATTATTTTCTATTTCTTTGTTATTTTGATTGTTTTGGGATATAAGGATTGTGATTTTCCAGATGGTTTTGAAAAACCTTGTTATCATAATTATTATTAAAATTGGCGAAATGTCATTTGCAAGCAGATTTTCTAAAATTCTCATAGATAGCTTAATATCTTTTTTAGCAAGTGCGTCTTGCAATTCATAGATTGAATTTCCCCTATAAGTTATAATACAACTATTAATATCATCAACTTCAATTCTATTCTTATCAGATAGGAATAGGACTAATTTTTGTAATTCGTTATTTAGTTCTTGATAGTTCAATCCAATATAATCAACCATAAGTTTTAGAGCATCTTCGGAAAATAATTTATTATGTTTTCTCGCTTCTATCTGTAGGAATCGTTCAGCATCATTTTCATTATAGGGATGATAAAAATAGTATGTCGGCACTTTTTTTAATAGTTTTGCATATATATCTGTTCTTAGTTTAACTTTTTTAGTTTCAATTACAAGAACTGATTCCTGGATAGGATGTTCAATATAGTTTAAGATTTTCTTTTTATCTGATGGTTGAAGTTTGTGGAAATTTCTTATGATAACCAATTTTTTATCGCTAAGAACTGGTGGAGTTCTAAGTGCTTCTAAAATTTGAACAGATTTTGCTTCTTCTCCAAAAAAGACAGAAAGATTGAAGTCTTTATATTTTTGGGAGACAATTTTTTTTTGAAGTATTCCAAGAGTTTTATCCTTTAAAAAGCTTTCCTCTTCTGTTAAAAAATAGACTTGATGTATCTTACCGACATTTAATTCATTTAATAGGTCAAAGTATTTTAGCTTTCTTTTCATATTTTAAATTTACTATTTTCTATTGTCAATTGACAATTTGTAATAGGCGAACATTATAGGTTTTTTCTTGCTGTTTTTCTAGATTTAATAAAAATGGATAGTAATTCTTCAGCTTCTTTAAATAAAGGGATGATTAATTTCTTGTTTAATAATTGTTCATCTATTATGAACTCCAACCAATCCCGATTAATCGGGACATCTACCTCTTCTATAACAATACTTAATTTTGAGATGAAACTTGCTTTTGAATGTGCTATACATACAGCTTGATAGTTTGCAGCAACAGAAGTAGAACACCTGATCAATTGACCTTTTATATGGTTTCCCAAATAAGTTTTAGGTAAAGCTATGCTCAATTTCACACAACGATGTGCAAACTTTTTAGTTCGATTCTTTAATTCTTTTTCATCCATCATTTAATTTTCTATTGTCAATTGACAATTGTAAATAGTCAATAATCAATCGTCAATCCATTTTTTGAGCTTTTGCTATATCATAACCCATAATTTCCTTAATCTGGTGAGAATCAGGCAAATCCTGTATATCATTTATCCCAAAGAATTTTAAGAATTTATCTGTTGTTCCATATAAGATGGGTCTTCCTAATCTTTTTAATCTGCCAGCGATTTTAATAAGTTTTACCTCAAGTAAATTGTGAATGTGATAGGTAGAATTTACTCCACGAATAGCATCAATTTTTGCTCTTGTAATAGGCTGATGATATGCGATGATAGCCAGAACCTCCATAGCTGGATTTGACAGATGAATAGTCTTCTGTTCTTTGTAAAGCTTCTTTATAAGAGGATAAAACTTCTTGTTTGTTGCAAATTGATAACCTCCAGCCACCTTTCTAATACAGAATGGTCTGCCATTGTTTTGGTATATATCATTCAACTTATCAATAGCTTTTTCAATAACTTCTAAATCATCAACTTCAATATATTTTGCAATATCTTTAGCAGATATTGACTTCTCAGAAGCAAATATTAAAGCTTCTATTTTATTTTTTAATTCCATAATTATACTTTAGTAGATTTAATTTATTTTAACAGGGTTATGCCAATTGTCAAACATCCAACAATCCAGCAGTATATGGAGAAATATATCAATTTTGCTTTTTTAATTAATTGTATTAATAATGAAATGGAAAGATAACCGACAATTGCAGCGGATATACCAGCAAGCAGATATGGTAATAATAAATCATGAGTTATTACATCAGACAATTCTTTGCTCTTTAAAATAACAGCACCAATAATTGCTGGAATGGAAAGCAGAAAAGCAAATCTAACTGCAATATCTCTTTTTAATCCAGCAAATATACCCGCTGAAATAGTTGAACCAGAACGGGAGATACCAGGTATTATCGCTATGCTCTGAGCAAAGCCGATAAAAAGTGAGGTAGGCAAATTTAATTGCTCCCTATTTGTATTTTTTACTTTGTCAGAAATAAATAGTATTAAACCTGTAACTAACAACATAATAGATACCATGAGGATATTATCAAAGAATGATTCCAAAATATCTTGAAAAATTAGACCAATTATTCCTGTGACAATAGAAGCAATTATTAGATGAAGAAGCATATGTTGATAAGATTTTATCTCATTATCTCTATCTTTTTTCCAACTAAATACAGCAATAATCAGTTTCACAATATCTTTTCTAAAGTAAACTATTACAGCAGTTAAGGTCCCAATATGGACAATTATTTCAAAAAGAATACCTGGTTTATTATATTTTAATAATTCTTGAAAAATAACAAGATGTCCTGAACTACTTACTGGAAGGAATTCGGTTAATCCCTGAACAATTCCTAAAATTATTGAGTTTATAATGTTCATATAGCGTATTCTTCAGGTAAGACAATCTCAGAAATAGGCACGAGTTTGAAATTCTTGTCCTCAATATTTTCCAGTATTTGTTTTAATTCTTTTAAGCTTTCCAAAGTGCAATGGCTTATTACAACAATTTCGTTTTGGTTTTTTGCAAGCTCCAATAATCTCTTTGTTTTTGTTGAAACCCTGTCAGAATAGGTTACTGTATCTAAAAAGAAATTTATCATATAAGTAGGAATTCCCATCTCCTGCGCCAATTCATATCCAATTGTCTTTGGAGTGGTTCTACTATCAATAAAAAACAAATTATTTTCTTTAAGAACTTTTAGTACTGGAGATACAACATTTCTATATTGCATTGCGAGTGAGCCCATATGATTATTAGCCCCTATGCATAATGGTAGATTTTTTATATATTTTCTTACTCGTTTTTCAATTTCTTTTTCTGATAGATTTACGAAGATAGCATTTTTACCTGGGTCATTTTGAGGATAACTGATTGGCTCCATTGGGATATGAATGATGGTTTCCCGCCCTTGATTATACGCTTTTTGCATAACCTCTTGACTATAAGGGAGTTCAGGTAATATTGAAAAGTTAATATTCTTATCAAGTGATAGAAACTTTTCTAACAATCCT
It contains:
- the holA gene encoding DNA polymerase III subunit delta produces the protein MKRKLKYFDLLNELNVGKIHQVYFLTEEESFLKDKTLGILQKKIVSQKYKDFNLSVFFGEEAKSVQILEALRTPPVLSDKKLVIIRNFHKLQPSDKKKILNYIEHPIQESVLVIETKKVKLRTDIYAKLLKKVPTYYFYHPYNENDAERFLQIEARKHNKLFSEDALKLMVDYIGLNYQELNNELQKLVLFLSDKNRIEVDDINSCIITYRGNSIYELQDALAKKDIKLSMRILENLLANDISPILIIIMITRFFKTIWKITILISQNNQNNKEIENNMTGFYKVQNLIRQASKFNLNDFPKIFHILLDTDYKLKSLSINKKIILELMIYRICRNV
- a CDS encoding four helix bundle protein encodes the protein MDEKELKNRTKKFAHRCVKLSIALPKTYLGNHIKGQLIRCSTSVAANYQAVCIAHSKASFISKLSIVIEEVDVPINRDWLEFIIDEQLLNKKLIIPLFKEAEELLSIFIKSRKTARKNL
- the scpB gene encoding SMC-Scp complex subunit ScpB; amino-acid sequence: MELKNKIEALIFASEKSISAKDIAKYIEVDDLEVIEKAIDKLNDIYQNNGRPFCIRKVAGGYQFATNKKFYPLIKKLYKEQKTIHLSNPAMEVLAIIAYHQPITRAKIDAIRGVNSTYHIHNLLEVKLIKIAGRLKRLGRPILYGTTDKFLKFFGINDIQDLPDSHQIKEIMGYDIAKAQKMD
- the uppP gene encoding undecaprenyl-diphosphatase UppP gives rise to the protein MNIINSIILGIVQGLTEFLPVSSSGHLVIFQELLKYNKPGILFEIIVHIGTLTAVIVYFRKDIVKLIIAVFSWKKDRDNEIKSYQHMLLHLIIASIVTGIIGLIFQDILESFFDNILMVSIMLLVTGLILFISDKVKNTNREQLNLPTSLFIGFAQSIAIIPGISRSGSTISAGIFAGLKRDIAVRFAFLLSIPAIIGAVILKSKELSDVITHDLLLPYLLAGISAAIVGYLSISLLIQLIKKAKLIYFSIYCWIVGCLTIGITLLK
- a CDS encoding divergent polysaccharide deacetylase family protein — encoded protein: MANKKRRKYVKRSHKKNKQNKPLSKIFLIIAAIIIAIFFIWQLITTYHQQKKKEPTLTIRENSAKIDSRKTIKSQVESAIDYALKRLEVPDEFIETKIKGNTIIKKIVLDTNQLSLTIANIFITDKVKEAGGQVITVKESNDGNSIEMKLYDPKIKKYFLLKIGNDTNKIYKKITQLSILIDDFGYFSGGLLEKFLSLDKNINFSILPELPYSQEVMQKAYNQGRETIIHIPMEPISYPQNDPGKNAIFVNLSEKEIEKRVRKYIKNLPLCIGANNHMGSLAMQYRNVVSPVLKVLKENNLFFIDSRTTPKTIGYELAQEMGIPTYMINFFLDTVTYSDRVSTKTKRLLELAKNQNEIVVISHCTLESLKELKQILENIEDKNFKLVPISEIVLPEEYAI